In the Gossypium raimondii isolate GPD5lz chromosome 9, ASM2569854v1, whole genome shotgun sequence genome, one interval contains:
- the LOC105798193 gene encoding 60S ribosomal protein L34 — protein MVQRLTYRTRHSYATKSNQHRVVKTPGGKLVYQTTKKRASGPKCPVTGKRIQGIPHLRPAEYKRSRLPRNRRTVNRAYGGVLSGSAVRERIIRAFLVEEQKIVKKVLKIQKTKEKQSSKS, from the exons atgGTTCAAAGGCTCACTTACCGTACTCGCCATAGCTATGCTACCAAATCCAATCAACACCGTGTCGTTAAGACCCCCG GTGGGAAATTAGTCTATCAGACTACTAAGAAGAGAGCGAGTGGGCCTAAGTGTCCTGTTACTGGAAAGCGAATTCAGGGT ATTCCTCACTTGAGACCTGCTGAATACAAGCGGTCTCGATTGCCTAGGAACCGTAGGACGGTGAATCGTGCCTATGGTGGTGTTTTATCTGGGAGTGCTGTTAGAGAAAG gATAATTCGGGCCTTCTTAGTCGAAGAGCAAAAGATTGTGAAGAAGGTTCTGAAAATCCAGAAGACTAAGGAAAAGCAATCCTCAAAGAGCTAG
- the LOC105798194 gene encoding protein FEZ produces the protein MDEKNDVDKVDDVMLPGFRFHPTDEELVGFYLKKKIQQRPLPIELIKQLDIYKYEPWDLPKLAASGEKEWYFYCPRDRKYRNSARPNRVTGAGFWKATGTDRPIYSSDGTKCIGLKKSLVFYRGRAAKGMKTDWMMHEFRLPSMSDSIPPSKKLFDKTLPANDAWAICRIFKKTSTMAQRALSHTWISSLNHGAACSQLSSENISCTTEIGSTIPLCSNGELQQDCSAGFSALDILSYKSFHQTVYRPSPFHVSNGDLHNNMMFSQLDNMSGSSPKCTIDTSSMLLSPPLISNASASTDFRGQQHQYGNFSISSPQDMQGNGGGAESEEGTRKTSDSIPDYNHLSMGFPFRLSPNMPDSWKPNLPWDSPQCPSEMSTTYSTDKCYT, from the exons ATGGATGAAAAGAATGATGTTGATAAAGTTGATGATGTTATGTTGCCTGGTTTTCGATTTCATCCAACAGATGAAGAGCTTGTAGGATTTTACCTCAAGAAAAAGATTCAACAAAGACCTTTGCCCATTGAGCTGATTAAACAacttgatatatataaatatgaaccCTGGGATCTTCCAA AGCTAGCAGCATCAGGGGAGAAGGAATGGTATTTTTACTGTCCAAGGGACCGAAAATACCGGAATAGTGCGAGGCCTAACAGAGTCACCGGAGCCGGTTTTTGGAAGGCAACCGGGACCGACAGGCCTATATACTCATCTGATGGCACTAAATGTATTGGTTTGAAGAAGTCCCTTGTGTTCTATAGAGGCAGAGCTGCTAAAGGGATGAAAACTGATTGGATGATGCACGAATTTCGGCTACCTTCGATGTCGGACTCGATaccaccatcaaagaagctctTTGACAAAACCCTTCCTGCAAAT GATGCATGGGCTATTTGTAGGATATTCAAAAAGACTAGTACCATGGCTCAAAGAGCACTTTCCCACACTTGGATTTCCTCATTGAACCATGGTGCGGCTTGCAGTCAGCTCAGTTCGGAGAACATTTCTTGTACGACCGAAATTGGATCAACGATACCATTATGCAGCAACGGTGAACTACAACAAGACTGCAGTGCCGGCTTTTCGGCTCTAGATATTCTTTCGTATAAATCATTCCATCAAACAGTCTATAGGCCATCTCCATTTCATGTTTCCAACGGAGACCTTCATAACAACATGATGTTTTCTCAGCTTGACAACATGTCTGGATCATCCCCAAAGTGCACTATTGATACCTCTTCCATGCTGTTGAGCCCACCGTTGATTAGCAATGCCTCAGCAAGTACCGATTTCCGAGGGCAACAACACCAATACGGCAACTTTTCGATCAGCTCGCCCCAGGACATGCAAGGCAATGGAGGTGGAGCAGAAAGCGAGGAAGGAACAAGGAAGACGTCGGATTCAATCCCAGACTATAACCATTTATCGATGGGGTTTCCTTTCAGATTGTCTCCAAATATGCCAGATTCATGGAAACCTAATCTACCATGGGATTCACCACAATGTCCTAGTGAGATGTCCACCACTTATTCAACTGACAAATGCTACACTTAA